A window of the Gossypium arboreum isolate Shixiya-1 chromosome 2, ASM2569848v2, whole genome shotgun sequence genome harbors these coding sequences:
- the LOC108466412 gene encoding uncharacterized protein LOC108466412: MTIVVVVPKEKITWEFFQSEFKKKYIGKRYLDKKKREFLDLRQGNRSVTEYEREFIYLSKYAKEIVSTEEEMCIRFEEGLNDEIKMMIGGTEIQEFVVLLDRAQKLEEVYNKKMQRYKRSKESHKGSSSKSFSVAPAKKSKDDFS; this comes from the coding sequence ATGACTATAGTGGTCGTGGTGCCAAAAGAGAaaatcacttgggaattctttcaaagtgaatttaaaaagaaatacattgGTAAGAGGTATCTTGATAAAAAgaagagggaatttcttgatttaCGACAAGGAAATCGATCAGTAACAGAATACGAGAGGGAATTCATATACCTCAGCAAGTATGCCAAGGAAATTGTATCAACCGAGGAAGAGATGTGCATTCGGTTTGAGGAAGGGCTAAATGATGAAATCAAAATGATGATTGGGGGCACGGAAATacaagaatttgttgttttattaGATCGAGCTCAAAAATTAGAAGAGGTATATAACAAAAAAATGCAGAGATACAAAAGAAGTAAAGAATCTCATAAGGGAAGTTCCTCCAAGTCATTTTCAGTTGCACCTGCGAAAAAGTCCAAAGATGATTTCAGTTGA